Proteins encoded together in one Amphritea japonica ATCC BAA-1530 window:
- the ribD gene encoding bifunctional diaminohydroxyphosphoribosylaminopyrimidine deaminase/5-amino-6-(5-phosphoribosylamino)uracil reductase RibD: MSDWSVTDHKFMSRAVQIAWQGLYTTAPNPRVGCVLVKDGEQIAEGYHRKAGEGHAEVNALRSAAERAKGCTAYVTLEPCSHFGKTPPCADGLINAGVSEVVVGMVDPNPQVSGKGVRKLEQAGIKVRTGLMEAQCRELNPGFIKRMVTGMPFVRLKMAASLDGRTAMASGESKWITGPMARQDVQRLRARSSAIVSGVGSVIKDDSALTVRESELGLENATEVVARQPLRVILDSSGRMPEQAKMLRLPGETLIVSCVDAPAFIADIEQAEWLKLPGQHGGINLQELLKALALRDCNEVLIETGATLAGAFIEEGLVDELVLYQAMKLLGSRARPMFLLPLDNMSEQINFTLRDSRALGDDLRLTLIPRQEKH, translated from the coding sequence ATGTCAGACTGGAGTGTTACAGACCACAAATTTATGTCCCGGGCGGTGCAGATCGCCTGGCAGGGGCTCTATACCACGGCACCCAATCCCCGGGTTGGCTGCGTGTTAGTAAAAGATGGCGAACAGATTGCAGAAGGCTACCACCGTAAAGCCGGTGAAGGCCATGCGGAAGTGAATGCCCTACGAAGTGCTGCCGAACGTGCAAAGGGTTGTACCGCCTACGTTACGCTGGAGCCCTGTAGCCACTTCGGTAAAACGCCGCCCTGCGCAGACGGGTTGATCAATGCCGGGGTGTCTGAAGTCGTGGTGGGTATGGTCGACCCTAATCCACAAGTTTCAGGAAAGGGTGTTCGTAAGCTGGAACAGGCGGGTATCAAAGTACGTACGGGGCTGATGGAAGCCCAGTGCCGGGAACTGAATCCGGGGTTTATTAAGCGAATGGTGACAGGTATGCCATTTGTCAGATTGAAAATGGCCGCCAGCCTTGATGGTCGCACGGCGATGGCATCCGGTGAAAGTAAGTGGATTACCGGGCCAATGGCACGACAGGATGTGCAACGTTTAAGAGCGCGTAGTTCTGCTATTGTCAGTGGAGTGGGTTCTGTTATCAAAGATGACTCTGCCCTGACGGTACGCGAATCTGAGTTGGGACTGGAAAATGCGACCGAAGTAGTTGCACGTCAGCCTTTGCGCGTTATATTAGACAGTTCTGGGCGGATGCCAGAGCAGGCAAAGATGTTACGTTTGCCAGGTGAAACACTGATTGTCAGCTGTGTCGATGCACCGGCTTTTATTGCGGATATAGAGCAAGCCGAATGGCTAAAACTCCCCGGACAGCACGGCGGCATTAATCTTCAGGAGCTGTTAAAGGCTTTGGCCCTCAGAGACTGTAATGAAGTACTGATAGAAACCGGGGCCACTCTGGCCGGAGCCTTTATAGAAGAGGGGCTGGTGGATGAACTGGTTCTCTATCAGGCGATGAAATTATTGGGTAGCAGAGCCCGACCGATGTTTCTGCTACCGCTGGATAACATGAGTGAACAGATAAACTTCACTCTACGGGATAGTCGGGCGCTGGGCGATGATCTGCGCCTTACGCTGATTCCCCGGCAGGAGAAACATTAA
- a CDS encoding riboflavin synthase, giving the protein MFTGIIEAVGVIAAAEEVQGDLRLYIRTGDLDLSDVKLGDSIAVNGVCLTAVALPGDGFWADVSRETLVHSRFPDLAPGERVNLEKAMQPTTRFGGHIVTGHVDGLGEIISVEADARSIRYKISAPKTIARYIAGKGSITVDGVSLTANAVEGHTFDLNIVPHTAQETIIASYQAGRKVHLEVDIIARYMERLINYTDDADTNTTEPAGGVSMSTLAAAGFLNRR; this is encoded by the coding sequence ATGTTTACCGGAATTATTGAAGCGGTGGGAGTGATTGCTGCTGCTGAAGAGGTGCAGGGAGATCTGCGTCTTTATATTCGTACCGGTGATCTGGATCTGTCGGATGTTAAGCTGGGTGACAGCATCGCTGTTAACGGTGTTTGTCTGACCGCAGTGGCATTGCCGGGTGATGGTTTCTGGGCTGATGTTTCCAGAGAAACCCTGGTTCACTCCCGCTTTCCAGATCTGGCGCCGGGAGAACGGGTTAATCTCGAAAAAGCGATGCAGCCAACTACCCGGTTTGGCGGTCATATTGTCACCGGTCACGTAGATGGCTTGGGTGAAATTATATCTGTTGAAGCGGACGCCCGCTCAATTCGGTATAAAATCAGTGCGCCCAAAACGATTGCCCGTTACATAGCGGGAAAAGGCTCAATAACGGTCGATGGCGTAAGCCTCACCGCAAATGCGGTAGAGGGGCATACATTTGACTTGAATATTGTGCCCCATACCGCACAAGAAACGATAATAGCCAGCTATCAGGCTGGTCGAAAGGTACATCTGGAAGTTGATATTATTGCTCGTTACATGGAACGGTTGATCAACTACACCGATGATGCTGATACTAATACAACGGAGCCAGCCGGTGGGGTGAGTATGTCTACCCTCGCTGCTGCAGGCTTCCTGAACCGCCGCTAA
- the ribBA gene encoding bifunctional 3,4-dihydroxy-2-butanone-4-phosphate synthase/GTP cyclohydrolase II, producing MKLNTPQELIEDIRQGKMVILMDDEDRENEGDLVIAAEMVRADDINFMATHARGLICLTLTQERCEQLKLPLMVKSNGAQFETNFTMSIEAAEGVTTGISAADRAHTVRTAVRLDAKAEDIVQPGHIFPLMAQPGGVLSRAGHTEAGCDLSRLAGMIPSAAIVEIMNADGTMARRPDLEEFAQKHDLKIGTIADLIHYRTTNEHTVMREDEGTLPTEFGDFNFVSYRDEIQGCAHLALTLGDIDENEPTAVRVHLRTEVLRDVVGAAQGEELKWTMRRALKRVAEEGKGVVLLLDTGERVDLGTALNAMLKTEKKIRQHNISASGSYLTVGTGSQILRDLGVGKMRVMSSPMKFNAISGFDLEIVDYIACEE from the coding sequence ATGAAACTGAATACCCCCCAGGAACTGATTGAAGATATTCGTCAGGGTAAAATGGTTATCCTGATGGATGATGAGGATCGGGAAAATGAAGGCGATCTGGTTATCGCAGCTGAGATGGTGCGGGCTGATGATATCAACTTCATGGCGACTCATGCCCGTGGTCTGATCTGTCTTACTCTGACGCAAGAGCGTTGCGAGCAACTAAAGTTACCATTGATGGTGAAGAGTAATGGTGCTCAGTTCGAGACCAACTTTACGATGTCGATTGAAGCAGCTGAAGGTGTTACAACCGGTATCTCCGCCGCGGATCGTGCACACACAGTGCGAACTGCGGTGCGTCTGGATGCTAAGGCGGAAGATATTGTCCAGCCAGGCCATATCTTCCCTCTGATGGCGCAACCAGGTGGTGTTTTGAGCCGTGCAGGCCATACAGAAGCCGGGTGTGACTTGTCTCGTTTGGCAGGCATGATTCCATCGGCAGCTATCGTTGAAATTATGAATGCTGACGGCACTATGGCGCGTCGCCCTGATCTCGAAGAGTTTGCTCAGAAACATGATTTGAAGATAGGTACTATCGCGGACCTGATCCATTACCGTACCACCAATGAACACACGGTGATGCGTGAAGATGAAGGTACCTTGCCGACTGAATTCGGTGACTTTAATTTTGTTTCGTATCGGGATGAAATTCAGGGCTGTGCTCACCTGGCATTAACGCTGGGCGATATTGATGAAAATGAGCCTACTGCAGTACGGGTTCATCTGCGTACTGAAGTCCTGAGAGATGTGGTTGGTGCTGCTCAGGGCGAAGAGTTGAAATGGACCATGCGCCGGGCGCTAAAGCGCGTTGCTGAAGAGGGTAAAGGGGTTGTCTTGCTGCTGGATACCGGCGAGCGAGTCGATCTTGGGACTGCTCTGAACGCTATGCTTAAGACAGAGAAAAAGATTAGACAGCACAATATCAGTGCTTCCGGTTCCTACCTGACAGTCGGTACCGGTTCTCAGATTCTACGGGATCTGGGTGTAGGTAAAATGCGGGTGATGAGTTCACCTATGAAGTTTAATGCGATTTCAGGTTTTGACCTGGAAATTGTCGATTACATTGCATGTGAAGAGTGA
- the ribE gene encoding 6,7-dimethyl-8-ribityllumazine synthase, with product MSVQYIEGDFLTGNGQYAIVVGRFNSFVVESLLDGAIDTLKRHGVAEEKIRVIRVPGAFEIPLAVQKLASQKKDDAIIALGAVIRGGTPHFEYVSGESSKGVAQVSLDSGIPVANGILTVNSIEQAIERSGTKAGNKGAEAALSALEMVSLLRQLEV from the coding sequence ATGTCAGTTCAATATATTGAAGGTGATTTCCTGACCGGTAACGGTCAATACGCGATTGTTGTGGGTCGATTTAACAGCTTTGTTGTTGAAAGCCTGTTAGACGGTGCGATTGATACTCTAAAGCGCCATGGTGTTGCTGAAGAAAAGATCCGTGTTATCCGGGTACCGGGTGCATTTGAAATTCCTCTGGCGGTGCAAAAACTGGCCTCGCAGAAGAAAGATGATGCGATTATCGCGCTGGGTGCAGTTATTCGGGGCGGCACGCCGCATTTCGAATATGTGTCCGGTGAAAGCTCTAAAGGTGTTGCTCAGGTTTCTCTGGATTCAGGTATTCCAGTGGCTAACGGTATTTTGACTGTTAACTCTATTGAGCAGGCGATCGAGCGTTCAGGTACTAAGGCGGGTAACAAAGGCGCTGAAGCAGCCCTTTCTGCACTGGAAATGGTTAGCTTGCTTCGTCAGTTAGAGGTTTAA
- the nusB gene encoding transcription antitermination factor NusB, protein MSDTPAPKKSKKPSRTEMRRAARSFALQALYQWQMSGNAVNDIELQFRMDNDMSGTDLTLFGELLHGVPANVADLDKAYEPFLDRALEDLDPIERAVLRIGSFELVHRIVVPYKVVINESVDLAKIFGATESHKYVNGILDKLAARVRMTEINAKRGK, encoded by the coding sequence ATGAGCGATACACCTGCGCCTAAAAAGTCAAAGAAGCCCTCTCGTACAGAGATGCGCCGCGCCGCCCGTAGTTTCGCACTACAGGCGCTGTATCAGTGGCAGATGTCGGGCAATGCGGTGAATGATATCGAATTGCAGTTTCGTATGGATAACGACATGTCCGGTACAGATCTGACGCTATTTGGCGAGCTGTTACATGGCGTGCCTGCCAATGTTGCCGATCTGGATAAAGCTTACGAGCCGTTTCTTGATCGGGCATTAGAGGATCTGGATCCCATTGAACGTGCAGTGTTACGTATCGGAAGCTTTGAGCTGGTTCATCGCATCGTTGTGCCCTACAAAGTGGTGATTAACGAGAGTGTCGATCTGGCAAAAATCTTCGGTGCGACTGAAAGTCATAAATACGTGAATGGCATTCTGGACAAACTAGCTGCCCGGGTACGTATGACTGAGATTAACGCGAAACGCGGTAAATAG
- the thiL gene encoding thiamine-phosphate kinase, whose amino-acid sequence MADEFELIQHYFSEVGSDRSGSVRLSVGDDCAVIAPPAGYELVVSIDTMVEGTHFPPGTPGDKVASRLLGAALSDLAAMAAVPACFTLALTLPETDNSWLKAFSTRLSELAIQYGVRLVGGDTTRGPLTLSVQVHGWTKPGKALLRRGAQPGDRIFVTGTLGDSRGGLETVLKHIVGEQVPYLQKRFYNPEPRLDTALLVADFATSAIDISDGLLADLNHILQASHVGAMLNPGEMPISQSLYRWVGEKKAREWALSGGEDFELCFTVPLLSEPKLAWVLREHDVAVTCIGQITDTPGIVLAEEGEIWPVEPHGYNHFSDKGFKQ is encoded by the coding sequence ATGGCGGACGAGTTTGAACTGATCCAGCATTACTTCTCAGAAGTGGGAAGTGATAGGTCTGGTTCTGTTCGTTTGTCAGTAGGCGATGACTGTGCGGTTATCGCCCCGCCAGCCGGCTATGAGCTGGTAGTATCGATTGATACGATGGTCGAGGGGACGCATTTTCCACCAGGAACCCCGGGTGATAAAGTTGCCTCTCGTCTATTGGGTGCAGCACTGAGTGATCTGGCTGCAATGGCGGCTGTTCCTGCGTGTTTTACGCTGGCACTGACGCTACCTGAAACAGACAATTCCTGGTTGAAAGCTTTTAGTACCCGGCTTAGCGAGCTTGCCATTCAGTATGGTGTTCGACTGGTAGGGGGTGATACGACCCGTGGTCCGCTAACACTGAGTGTACAAGTGCATGGCTGGACCAAGCCCGGTAAAGCTTTGCTTCGCCGGGGCGCACAACCGGGTGATCGGATCTTTGTCACCGGAACGCTGGGTGATTCCAGAGGTGGCCTGGAAACCGTTCTGAAGCATATTGTTGGCGAGCAGGTGCCCTACTTGCAGAAACGCTTTTACAACCCCGAACCGCGTCTTGATACAGCGCTCCTGGTTGCTGACTTTGCGACGTCAGCAATCGATATATCCGATGGTTTACTGGCCGACCTGAATCACATTCTTCAAGCCAGTCATGTGGGCGCGATGTTGAATCCTGGGGAGATGCCTATTTCTCAGTCCTTGTATCGTTGGGTAGGGGAAAAAAAGGCGAGGGAGTGGGCGTTGAGCGGTGGTGAAGATTTTGAACTCTGCTTTACCGTTCCTCTTCTGTCTGAACCTAAGCTGGCCTGGGTGTTGCGTGAACACGATGTGGCAGTCACCTGTATAGGTCAGATTACTGACACGCCCGGTATTGTGCTGGCCGAAGAGGGTGAAATCTGGCCGGTAGAGCCCCATGGATATAATCATTTTTCAGATAAAGGTTTTAAACAATGA
- a CDS encoding phosphatidylglycerophosphatase A, with protein MNRAPASVWRNPVHFLAFGLGSGAAPWAPGTVGTLAAIPFFLLMQPLALPWYAAILLLTSVVGIYLCGKTSDDMGVHDHGGIVWDEFVGYWLTMFAAPPGWLWIIIGFVLFRLFDIIKPWPISWADKKVAGGLGIMLDDILAGLMALACLQLLALFL; from the coding sequence ATGAACCGAGCTCCTGCTTCTGTATGGCGTAATCCTGTGCATTTTCTGGCTTTTGGTCTGGGAAGTGGAGCAGCACCCTGGGCTCCGGGGACTGTTGGGACGCTGGCGGCTATACCCTTTTTTCTGCTGATGCAGCCCCTGGCGCTTCCCTGGTACGCGGCTATCTTGTTACTGACCTCTGTCGTAGGTATCTACCTCTGCGGTAAAACATCTGATGATATGGGGGTGCACGATCATGGTGGCATCGTCTGGGATGAGTTCGTAGGTTACTGGCTGACGATGTTTGCGGCACCGCCCGGTTGGTTATGGATTATCATCGGTTTTGTGCTATTCAGGCTGTTTGATATTATCAAACCCTGGCCTATCAGCTGGGCGGATAAGAAAGTCGCAGGAGGCCTGGGGATTATGCTGGATGATATTCTAGCGGGTCTGATGGCGCTGGCGTGCTTGCAGTTACTCGCGCTATTCTTGTAA
- a CDS encoding PepSY domain-containing protein has product MKMIFTAVFLAVFSLTTPVYSGGSGIKALDYEACRLLVQEGEILSMTELMELVNRLSEGKIIDTRLLQDEQSYIYEMEIASADGMVNMLYVDARSGVVTDPVTVDNK; this is encoded by the coding sequence ATGAAAATGATATTCACAGCAGTTTTTTTGGCCGTCTTTAGTTTGACGACGCCCGTATATAGTGGTGGTTCCGGGATTAAAGCGCTGGACTACGAGGCTTGTCGGTTACTGGTTCAGGAAGGCGAAATTCTTTCTATGACAGAACTGATGGAGCTGGTAAACCGGCTATCGGAAGGTAAGATTATAGATACTCGTTTGCTGCAGGATGAGCAGTCGTATATTTATGAGATGGAGATTGCCAGTGCCGATGGCATGGTGAATATGCTCTATGTGGATGCTCGTAGTGGTGTTGTCACCGATCCGGTCACAGTCGATAACAAATAG
- a CDS encoding response regulator transcription factor, which translates to MRILLVEDDAALGPELKTSLARNGYAVDLAVNGIDGQIMGKEDIYDLVILDLGLPDKPGLEVLRHWRAQKNNIPVLILTARSAWQERVDGFDAGADDYLPKPFHTEELLVRMTALLRRANQQISSQLETSGLTLDENTQSVLREGQEVALTGTEYRLLRYMMHNPGRVLSKLQLVEHMYDDCAENDSNVVEAYIKMLRKKIGHEMITTKRGQGYVFGASR; encoded by the coding sequence ATGCGAATTTTGCTGGTGGAAGATGATGCAGCACTGGGGCCTGAACTGAAAACATCGCTGGCGCGTAACGGTTATGCAGTCGACTTGGCGGTTAATGGTATTGATGGACAGATCATGGGTAAAGAGGATATCTATGATCTGGTTATTCTGGACCTGGGCTTACCTGATAAACCGGGTCTGGAAGTTCTGCGACACTGGCGAGCGCAGAAGAACAATATTCCGGTATTGATTCTGACGGCACGTAGCGCCTGGCAAGAGCGGGTGGACGGCTTTGATGCAGGCGCTGATGACTACCTCCCTAAACCTTTTCATACTGAAGAGCTTTTGGTCAGAATGACGGCGCTGCTGCGACGAGCCAATCAACAGATCAGTTCCCAGTTAGAGACTTCAGGTCTTACCTTAGATGAGAATACTCAGTCGGTGCTTCGTGAGGGGCAGGAAGTCGCTCTGACGGGCACTGAGTATCGATTACTGCGTTATATGATGCACAACCCTGGCAGAGTCTTATCGAAACTGCAGCTGGTGGAGCATATGTATGATGACTGCGCCGAAAATGACAGTAATGTTGTTGAAGCCTACATTAAAATGCTGCGAAAAAAGATAGGACACGAAATGATTACCACAAAACGTGGCCAGGGTTATGTGTTCGGAGCCAGCCGTTGA
- a CDS encoding sensor histidine kinase, with protein sequence MRSIQSRLNVNFIVVTLVLFGLFWLGQSWFLRQMAYEFVASRLNSDAYSVLRAVEMDIGSGWRINLDNTSSVYQQPMSGHYFQVAVDGKWFYSRSLWDAQIPSTGGNDIGQENISLIEQNNKPTLVYSKTFMKQGREIQVILAEDISRIEESLSQLGWLLAGLGTLGLVVLLTLQIFIIRRGLCSLIDVKKDISRLKSGNIRQLSSTNTTEIEPLVTEINYLVQNMELRLQRSRNAVGNLAHAAKTPLTVIDRHVDVLLEEDIDQGEAIKEQSARLREMIERELTRARIAGAALPGQRIYIGEELEKLTRTLKAIYREKALIFELDISAKSYFPGERDDLVELMGNLLDNASKWAGSQVRIKAHMDDHCLELVVEDDGPGIPPDARERLLNRGERLDESTTGHGLGMSIITEIVRQYQGKLMLDSSQRLGGLEVQVVLPRRVDLELPD encoded by the coding sequence TTGAGGTCGATCCAGTCGCGGCTTAACGTTAACTTTATTGTCGTCACGCTCGTCCTCTTCGGACTGTTCTGGTTGGGGCAAAGCTGGTTTCTGCGGCAGATGGCCTATGAATTTGTTGCTTCCCGGCTGAACAGTGATGCGTACTCTGTCTTACGGGCGGTGGAGATGGATATCGGTTCTGGCTGGCGAATCAATCTTGATAACACATCCTCGGTATACCAGCAGCCTATGTCTGGACACTATTTCCAAGTAGCCGTTGATGGGAAGTGGTTTTATTCGCGTTCCCTCTGGGATGCTCAGATACCCTCGACCGGGGGAAATGACATTGGTCAGGAAAATATCAGCCTGATTGAACAGAATAATAAGCCGACGCTGGTTTATTCAAAAACATTTATGAAACAAGGGCGAGAGATTCAAGTGATCTTGGCTGAAGATATCAGTCGTATCGAGGAATCTCTCAGCCAATTAGGCTGGCTATTGGCCGGCCTGGGAACCCTGGGGTTGGTTGTCCTGCTGACGCTACAGATCTTTATTATTCGCCGCGGCCTGTGCTCTCTCATTGATGTAAAGAAAGATATCTCGCGCTTAAAATCGGGCAATATACGTCAACTGTCTTCAACGAATACGACGGAGATCGAGCCTCTTGTGACTGAGATAAATTATCTGGTCCAGAACATGGAGTTGCGATTACAACGTTCCCGTAATGCGGTGGGTAATCTGGCTCACGCGGCGAAAACACCTTTAACCGTTATTGACCGTCATGTTGATGTGCTTCTCGAAGAGGATATTGATCAGGGGGAAGCGATTAAAGAACAGTCTGCACGGCTGCGGGAGATGATCGAACGTGAACTGACCCGGGCAAGGATTGCCGGGGCTGCACTGCCAGGTCAGCGGATCTATATTGGCGAAGAGCTGGAAAAACTAACACGCACACTGAAAGCCATTTATCGTGAAAAAGCACTAATTTTTGAATTAGATATCAGTGCAAAAAGCTATTTTCCTGGTGAGCGTGATGACCTGGTAGAGTTAATGGGTAATCTACTGGATAACGCCAGTAAGTGGGCTGGGAGTCAGGTTCGGATTAAAGCGCATATGGATGATCACTGTCTTGAATTGGTGGTCGAGGATGATGGTCCGGGAATACCGCCGGACGCGCGTGAACGCTTACTAAATCGGGGTGAACGACTTGATGAGTCTACCACTGGACACGGTCTGGGCATGAGTATTATCACTGAGATCGTGCGTCAATATCAGGGCAAACTGATGCTGGACTCCTCTCAGCGATTGGGAGGGCTGGAGGTTCAGGTAGTGCTGCCACGTCGGGTTGATCTGGAGCTTCCAGACTAA
- the ribA gene encoding GTP cyclohydrolase II encodes MSVKYVASSKLPTPWGVFTMVGFEDLESGKEHVALTFGELDSGKPVLARIHSECLTGDALFSLRCDCGFQLQEALKRISEEGAGVLLYLRQEGRGIGLLNKIKAYHLQDGGADTVEANEKLGFAADMRDYSMCKLMLEHLNIQSVNLMTNNPRKVKALEKYGLNVAARVPLQVGKNRHNEEYLATKMGKLGHLMSEHHFQDDD; translated from the coding sequence GTGTCCGTTAAGTACGTCGCATCATCTAAGCTGCCGACCCCCTGGGGTGTTTTTACCATGGTGGGATTTGAAGACCTGGAGTCAGGGAAAGAACATGTGGCACTGACTTTTGGTGAGCTGGATTCGGGTAAGCCGGTACTGGCGCGCATCCATTCAGAATGCCTCACCGGTGACGCGCTATTCTCATTGCGTTGCGATTGTGGTTTTCAGTTGCAGGAAGCATTGAAGCGGATTAGCGAAGAGGGCGCGGGTGTTCTTCTCTATCTGCGTCAGGAAGGCCGGGGTATTGGTCTACTGAACAAAATTAAAGCCTATCATCTGCAAGACGGTGGAGCGGATACGGTTGAGGCCAATGAAAAACTGGGCTTTGCCGCTGATATGCGTGATTACAGCATGTGTAAACTAATGCTTGAGCACCTGAACATCCAGAGTGTAAATCTGATGACCAATAACCCACGTAAGGTGAAGGCATTAGAAAAGTATGGGTTGAATGTAGCTGCGCGGGTGCCCCTGCAAGTGGGTAAAAATCGTCATAACGAAGAATACCTCGCGACTAAAATGGGTAAGTTAGGACATCTGATGAGCGAACATCATTTTCAGGATGATGACTAA
- the dxs gene encoding 1-deoxy-D-xylulose-5-phosphate synthase, protein MFYSIPESRPATPLLDSIASPADLRQLSPEQLPKVAEQLRAFLLYSVGQTGGHFGAGLGVIELTIALHYLLKTPDDHLIWDVGHQSYPHKILTGRQDALLSIRQKEGLAPFPRISESQYDDFGTGHSSTSISAALGIAIADRLQGFEHKTVAIIGDGAMTAGMAFEALNHAAHTNADLLVILNDNDMSISRNEGGLATYLAKNLKDKMGATTAALFEAVDFHYSGPVDGHDFEKLVPALQLALNSQGPQFLHITTLKGKGFAPAEKDPVGYHAITKIEPITQPQSAPKAKPPNYAHIFGRWICNLAENDMRTVGITPAMSEGSDLVAFSQRFSERFFDVAIAEQHAVTLAAGMACRNMKPIVAIYSTFLQRAYDQLIHDVAIQNLDILFAIDRAGLVGEDGATHAGCFDISYLRCIPDMVIMTPSDEQELCNLLQTGYDFNGPAAVRYPRGTGPGRKVEKTEPVPLGKAHLIRQGTQGALLNFGPLLQEAKAAAEQLNLTLVDMRFVKPLDRKMIDKLAREHPLIITLEDHSIKGGAGSEVSEYLHSKQYSNHLLCLGIPDRWIEHATRSEQLEECGLDCQGIVAAIEERLS, encoded by the coding sequence ATGTTCTACTCGATTCCTGAATCCCGCCCGGCTACCCCCTTGCTGGACAGCATCGCGTCACCCGCTGACCTGCGACAGCTATCCCCTGAGCAGCTGCCCAAAGTCGCCGAGCAACTGCGAGCCTTCTTACTCTATTCTGTCGGCCAGACCGGCGGGCATTTTGGCGCCGGTTTAGGTGTGATTGAATTAACGATAGCGCTGCACTACCTACTAAAAACGCCGGATGATCATCTGATCTGGGATGTCGGCCATCAAAGTTATCCCCATAAGATTCTCACCGGTCGTCAGGATGCCCTACTGAGCATCCGTCAGAAAGAAGGGCTAGCCCCTTTTCCTCGTATCAGTGAAAGTCAGTACGATGATTTCGGTACCGGGCACTCCAGTACCTCGATCAGTGCAGCCCTGGGAATAGCTATTGCAGACCGCCTGCAGGGTTTTGAACATAAGACTGTCGCTATCATAGGGGATGGCGCAATGACGGCAGGGATGGCATTTGAGGCCCTCAATCATGCCGCCCATACCAATGCCGACCTGTTGGTTATCCTGAATGATAATGATATGTCGATCTCCCGGAATGAGGGTGGACTGGCAACTTATCTGGCAAAAAACCTGAAAGACAAGATGGGTGCCACCACTGCAGCATTGTTTGAAGCAGTTGATTTTCACTATAGCGGCCCCGTCGATGGCCACGATTTCGAAAAACTAGTACCGGCATTGCAACTTGCGCTCAACTCTCAGGGACCACAATTCCTTCACATCACAACCCTGAAAGGCAAAGGGTTCGCCCCCGCAGAGAAAGACCCGGTTGGCTATCATGCGATCACCAAGATTGAGCCTATCACTCAGCCTCAATCCGCCCCCAAAGCTAAACCACCAAATTACGCCCACATATTTGGCCGCTGGATCTGCAATCTGGCTGAGAATGATATGCGCACCGTCGGTATAACCCCGGCGATGAGTGAAGGCTCCGATCTGGTCGCGTTTTCGCAACGCTTCAGCGAACGTTTTTTCGATGTCGCTATCGCAGAACAGCACGCTGTCACTCTGGCAGCAGGTATGGCTTGCCGAAATATGAAACCGATCGTGGCGATCTATTCGACCTTTTTACAGCGGGCCTATGATCAGCTTATCCATGATGTCGCGATCCAGAACCTTGATATACTTTTTGCCATAGACCGGGCAGGCCTGGTGGGCGAAGACGGGGCAACCCACGCAGGCTGTTTCGATATCAGCTATCTGCGCTGTATTCCCGACATGGTTATTATGACTCCTTCCGACGAGCAGGAACTCTGCAACCTTTTGCAAACCGGCTATGATTTTAATGGCCCGGCAGCGGTTCGTTACCCCCGGGGTACGGGGCCTGGACGCAAGGTCGAAAAAACAGAACCGGTCCCCCTTGGCAAAGCCCACCTTATCCGTCAGGGAACACAGGGAGCACTATTAAACTTCGGCCCGCTTCTGCAAGAAGCGAAAGCAGCGGCGGAGCAACTTAACCTTACCTTGGTTGATATGCGTTTTGTTAAACCACTTGACCGGAAAATGATTGATAAGCTGGCCAGGGAACACCCTCTGATAATCACACTTGAAGACCACTCAATCAAAGGCGGAGCGGGATCCGAAGTAAGTGAGTACCTACACTCTAAACAGTACAGCAATCACTTACTTTGCCTGGGCATACCGGATCGCTGGATTGAGCACGCAACACGTTCCGAACAATTAGAAGAGTGCGGGCTGGATTGCCAGGGAATAGTTGCAGCGATCGAAGAGCGACTGTCTTAG